The following nucleotide sequence is from Pithys albifrons albifrons isolate INPA30051 chromosome 2, PitAlb_v1, whole genome shotgun sequence.
TCCATGGCAGAGTATTCAAGGAGGTGTGGTATGGGGTAACTGCTAGGTCACTGCTGTGGGGGCTGCTGCCACTCTGTTGCTCTGCCTGCTGGTTCACTCCTCTGAAGCTACAAGACGACCAGGGCAGAAGCTGGAAATCTCCTAGCTTGCAAACCAGCAGCACTTCATGGTGCTGATAACTCCTGTCCTGTGCTTTTAACATTTACCCTTAGCATTTCCTACTTTTCtatcttccttcttcctctctgctctgttgtATTACAAAATAAAGTTGAATTACTGTGTTGGAATCCAGCATCAGGATTGTGCCTTAATCTCACTTATGGGAATGTTTCAGAACCTGGTTCCCCTCCGCATCTAAGTGGATCGCAACAAAAATCTACATCGTGGCTAAAAGTGCAGGAACTTCGTGCACAAAAAAGAAGCACTAGAGGAAGTGAACCAAGTTCTAAGAAGTACAATCTTCTGTCCAGTTATCAccagaaatttaaaaagtgtCTAGGGCTTTTTTGGGCCATTTCTCTCACTCCTTTCAGAAGGTAATCTTCCAGAAGAGCTCCTTAAAACATCCACTCATCTCCACTAATGAGTGTAAAGGAGCCTCAAATGATTGGTAGAGCTGTCTATGCTATAGATAGTTACAATATCACAAGTATATCTCATAATATACATCCGCTCCTTCCTATGTCCAGAAGAGTTGCAGCATTGATGGCAGTGAATAGACCACCTCAAACTAGAATTTACAAAACAGGCTTTTACATTATCTACACCATGTCAGAAGACCCAACCACAAGCATTTTCAGAGCTCAGCCAACAGCTCAATGAAAAGGCTGCAAAATCATCCTATAAATGAAACCAAATTTTTGTTAGGCCACTTCCTTAAACTAATAATTCAGTAGCGAAAATATTTAGGAAGCATATATGATTTCAATTGTTCCCCGGATCCCAGAGGATTTTAAACATTCTCTCCTCAATGCTTTAATCAGTGGATTATTACCTAATCTGaggtaagaaaagaaaagggacCCTCCCTCCCACCTATAAAAGCTGTTTCACTTTCAACAGAATAACTAAATCTTCAGCCAGAAGCAAGACACACCTGGACTGGGGTAGTTACTGCAGGTGATGGGGAGAACACAGCTTAGACTGCTGCTCTTCTGAGAGCGTAACTGTGAAAATCTACACCACCTTGTATCAAATGGTGGCTGGAGCACAGCCTCCCACTTTCTTCCCACacaccctttctctctggcccAAGTAAGTGTGAAAGAGTTTACAGGAGGGACCAATGATATTGCCCATCTCCAGTAGAACAGACCACAGCACACAGGCTGATAAATGACGCCTTCAAATCTCCTCTggtgaggaaggaaaggaaatctAAGTCCAGggaaagaaattcagaattaCTATTCTCACAGTTAAAGCAtcaataaagaaacaaaagatgaTGGAAGAGATGTCATTTCATCTCTCcttctttgaaagaaattacttttacaGAAAAAGGTAGCACTGACAACTCAAAGAACAGCAGGGCTTTAAACTATAGCACTGAGATTTTCATAGAAGCTTCAGCGGCTCCCTCTTGCCATCCTGGTGTTCAGGCAATACCCTCAGCCACCAAACTCTCCCCTTTGTCTTTGAAACAGAGCCTAGAcctagaaaattaaaagaagctGTTATTAAATTTATTACATCCCCTTTGGAGATGAGATAAACTGACTTTTGGAGGAATTCTCCTTTATTTCACTAGACCTCTCCTTCAACAGTGAGGGCTGTGTTAGTGGAATTCCTACTCATGTTGGTGAACATGCctaattttatttcatgctaACCAGAGGTTTGGATTGGAGTAATCTATTTAAGTCAGAGCACCAATTAAACAAGGAGTATGTCTCATTATTGCTATGTTCTGCACCCACACACCAGCAAAGCTGGTTATCTAGACAGGATAATAATATAAACCAAGAACAAGCTCTGCTTTGGTATTTATGAATACTATGTTACTTATCAACAGTACTGTTACTGATTTGGCATCAAGCAGCGTTCACTGTCACACAACACGGTAGAACAACCCAACCCAACAGTTTGTGCATAAATACccataaataaatgttaaaaactCTCTCTGTAAGGGTAACTTAAGAAGTCCCATTACAAGTCACATTTTCCTCCACCATACAGTGCAGTCACTCACTTAAGAGTGTTTTCCCCCTCATATCTGATCAGAGGTGTGGTTGACTCCATGAAtgccatttttaaaagcaagctGTAGGAACTTCTGTTGTGGTGGAAGCTCATTGGCACATCCTGTGCCTAGAGCACTCAGAGAGACACAAATCAGCTAAGGGATTCTTATTCAGTTATGAATTGACTATAGCAAGATGTAGCTCAGGCGCCAAAAGATGAGGGTAGAATAAAACCTGTAGCACTACTGGGGATAAAACACTAGCACTAGAGGCAAATATATATGTTCATGTAACAGCTCTCTGCTGACGTCACTGAAGTCATAGCCAAAGGTGGTAAAACTCATGCTCGGCCCACCACTGATGGCCCAACCTGAAGTCAAGACAAGAAGAGACTGGAGAGGTGAGAGGTTTGCTAGCACCACAGCTTATCCAGgcacctccttctccttctcctgccaccAGGAGAAGGTTGCAAAACAGCAGTGCAGGTGCTGCCTCCGGGAGGTCAGGAGGACCAACGGAGGACAAGGGAAAAATAAGTGGTTGTTGCAGAGGTACAGAGTCTCACCATGAGGCATGTGGGCAGCTAGCTGAGAAAGGCCATTTCCAAGCAACCACAAATATCCATCCCCTCTCAGGCATTTCTTTAGGGAAATGCCTTTGACTTTATCATTTGGAGAAATTACTCCATCAGAACTTCTGCTAAATCATCAGCAAGCTGAAAGATTTCCCAAAACCAGACAAGATGCTGAATATGTTTTGCTCTAGTAATATGGGGAATAATCCATCACATACAAAGATGCAGCACTTGAATCATAAAGGTCACTGTCTTTTGTTGATATGAATCATGCCATGCAGTACCACTGCCAGGTTCATTGCAAAATAAGATGATCTTAATTACTCAGTTCAAGCTAAAAGGTAGTACATCCAGTACAGGTAGTATTTTaggaaagttattttctttttagcctTTCTCTCTACTTGCTGGGTATTATTTCAATTGTTTTTAGATATATTAACATGTCTCTACCCTGTGCCTCAGAAAGGAGCTTTACACCAGAAACCTTTTGGCTTAAACAAAACCACTTACAGCAGGCAATCTTTGTTATTTAATATacagataaaataaatgaagtgtATGAAACTATGAGGTTGGGCATTAAATCCAAGAAACCTGTGAATGTACAAACATAGAGTCAATTCTAAAGACTATTGCTACCTTTTAGGAGAATGcttatgtttattttctgtctttttttttattttctcaagtGTTTTCACAGATGTGATATGTACAGAAAAGACAATGTCATTCTATGTAACAGCTTGTTTTAAAACAGTAAGTCAATGTTTCTCCACATCAGAAAAAGACTActcctaaaaattaaaaaaaaatcaaagcagttcATACCGGCAAAGTAGTGACTCTGGAAAACTGGACTTCAGACATTCCTCATCATTCTAACCACAACAAATTTGTGCTCTGAATTTTTAGttttcacataaaaataaattacaatcCCTTTAAAGGAGGGCATTGTTAAatgatttgaaaattaaaaatctcaaATGGTTgcagaaaaatcactgaaatctTACAGTTTTCTATGCATATgcccaaaataaaatatgacaGCATTAAGCacacaagtaaaaaaaatagtaacagaAAGCAATAAGAGgcaaaacaattttcttctctatatacagaagtatttttacATGAATAACAATAAATGtcaaaaatacacaattttgaGTACAAAAGAATCATTTCATCAATAGATTTGTACAATTGAGAACTGTGTAAGCAGCATGCTTTGACAGAATGAATTAAACTGCAACATAATTCAAAATACATTCATTTAAATCCTCCATActaaaaacatctgaaaatgtaACATGAGGAAACACAGATTAGTAATGATGAACATTTCTGGAGAAGAAAGTTATAATTCCCAACTAAAGTCAAGAAGGACCAATTGAGTTTTTTAAATCCTTGGTCTTGGTCAAGCCCACTAAAATGCCTCAGTAGCCCAATTTCTGCCaacatatatatgttttaatATTATGAATGTTAGCATGGTTATGAAGGATCCTTGGCAGGATCACAGGCAGCAAGACTGAGGAGTGTAGAGGTCTTCAGCTAGGTTCTAGGAATTCAGCTGCAATTATCAAGGCACTGCTCTAGAGACAGTATATTAGACACAATAGCTCAAATAGTTCTGTAAACACTTTATTACCCTGGGGACACTTTTACACCACCTTGTTTTCTGAACACCCTTTTGTTCACTGTATGGTCTGATCACCTCAAAAAACCTGGTAAGAGTGAATACTGGATCACTACATAAATCACCTCTGAATTTGGGCAAGCAAATTGGGTTTCTTTTCTCCAAAGATCAGCAGATGCAGCTCTGAGGAGAAACCTTGTTATAGTCACTGTAAACAAACAATTATCAAGACAAATTAACTGTCTTTGATGTTTCTACTTCACAGCCAGTGCTTATCAGAGATCACAAAATCCCCACAAAATGTTTTCCCttcaaaaaagtaatttcactAACTTTCCTGTATTACtcatcttccttccttcttcaaTGACTATGTTTTACAACACTTATTCAAATCTCTTACACTGTAGCACTGGAAGACAGTGAAAATACCTGTTCCTGCCATTTAAACAGTGTACGCTCTCACTCTGTCACATTAACTCTAAGCACATCTTTGCTGCTTTCAGAGATAAACAGGCATGACAGCTCTGAAATGGAAAATCCATACTAACCAGTTCATAAAATTCTGCTATCAATGTAAAtgtaattgaaaaataaaagctttactGGAAAGACACACTAAAACACACTGGTTTACAGTGGAACTCTTTTACTGTCTGTCATTTCAATTAGAAAAATCCATACCATCATCAGTGAAGTAgataaggaaaggaaaggaaaggacatTGATAACATTGCCACTACTGGGTAACATATAACTTTACATGTAACCCACAATCTCAGCgagcagcttttttttaaaaaatgaaattaataaattcaaaattattccttttatGCTcctaaaatttaaatattgccAACATTTTTACCAATAGCTGTCAAtaagaagagagaaaacttAAATTAGTTCTTCATTAAAGACCTAAGTGTGTGAATGTTTTGTTCTCCTCAGGAATCAAGCAGTCCCTGGACATCCACACAGAACAAGGCATTTCCTTCATGCAAACATGTTCTGTGTGGAtagacagaagcagaaaaaattgCTATTATTTACTCCTTGAGTACAAGAACAACGAAGAGGTCCCATGCTTTCGGGCACTGAAAGACAGATGGAAGAAAGAGAAGCTCAAACTCTAGCTCTGATTGATAAGTTTGTTGTACATCAATGCCCCTGTTTGCAGTCATGGGCCCAAAAAGCTCTCTGCAAGGACACACAAAATCTACAAGCACTCTACCACAGCCTCAGAGCTAATGGGGATCTGGTTTCAAAGCCCAAACCTAAGTCTTAGTTTACTTATctcataataaatatttatttagctgattttaaaaaataaaaaacccactaGTCTGGTTTGCCCTCATCAAGGAAAatttttgcctttctgcttTCAAGGCAGGTACCAAAACAGCCTGACATTAATCAGAAAGGTAGTTTGGCATTTCAGGAAGAGAAACTGATACCTAATAGATGAGAACAGCAGAGTAAACCCTTGAGGCAGCAGCCACTATAGAGACAAAGGggcaatgaaaaaaacaatgtAAAGTAGTACTagagggaaaaagggaatttAACTTATAACCCCAGCAAAATCTGCTGGCTGACTGTTCTACAGAGTAATGGATGAAAGAGGATAAATTTAGATAAGGtataggaagaaattcttccctgtgagggtggtggggcactagaacaggttgcccaaagaagccACGGATGcaccatccctagaagtgttcatGGCCAGGGAGGATGGTGCTTTGAGCcacctgatctagtggaaggtatccgTACTTGTGGCAGTGGTGTTAGAGCTAGATGATCTTCATGATTCCTTCCAAACCAagccattctataattctgtgattctatgattgtctGTTTATGGTTTTGGTCTGATACTACAACTGTAAAACAAGCAAGCTGAGGatttctcccctcccccccccaatTACTGTATAGACTAAATCCTAACCTCCTCAGCTATGGGTTATTTGCTATCTCTTTGCTGGTTTACCCTATTATTTCTAATTCTATCCCAACAAATGCCTGACAGCATGATTTCAGCACTGTAGAGCACACCTAGCCTTATATGAGCTCCAAGCAGAAATGTCATTATACCAACACAGTATAAATTGCAGGCCCAAAGATCACTATTTCAGATAAGTTTCCAGGGTTCTGAGTAGCTTGTAACAGCCACAAGTAATAACTACAATCACCCTTTGCCCCATAATAAGTTTCACATGAACACCATTTTATTAAATCTTGTGTTAGCCTAAATTTCAGGTCATGATATTTTTGTAGCGCTCTTTCCCTTCCATTCCTCCATTTTCTCCTTCTAACCATCTGATAACTGAGCAGTAAATTTTCACcaatttttagaaaaacagcAAATTTGTAACTGCTATAACAATATTAATTGCCCTCCTAGAGCTTACAAGGGTGTTTCATTGAAATTCAACAACAtaactaataataataatagcaataataatacaCCTTCaatacagaacaaaatattCCAATGAACAAATTATATAGTAAATTTTGTAAAGTGcacaaaaatattaatggaaatatttaaaaagttttctaATGCTATCATGAAAACTTCTGAAATATTGttaaattaaatagaaataatcTAATGAGGCTTTTTGGCTCTAATATATTGGCAGACAGCAgcaacatttttcagaaaaattacaCCAACTAAATACACCGTATCTTAGCAGCATAAAAAAAGTCCCTACAATTAGATGTAATTGCAGGCCTGGTAAGCATTAACCTGACAAAATGTTCCAAGTgtagttttcctttaaaagaatGGATTTCCATGGAATCCCAGAGGTAacatttgttattttgtttacaCTGTATTCTGGTAGTAAACCTAACTATAACCAATCactttccctccctccatcaTTCTTAAAATTGCACAGAGTACTGGAAAATTTAATCAAGTTATAAGGTATGGCCACACTGAAAAAGCCAtatgaaacaaaccaaaattcCATCTAAAGCCTAAAAACAAATAATCTCAGAAAACAACATTCATTGTCAAACAACGGCAGTTTCAAACCACCGACCGGTGCTCTCCACACACATAGATGGCACTGGGTCGAATGCGGCGCCTCGTATGGCCAGGGAGCTGTGGCAGAAACTTGAAGAATTTAGGCATCAAGTCTAAGCATGCATCATGAAACTTCTTAATCCTCCAGTAGTAAATCAGTGGGTTCAGTGCAGACTTGAGGTAGCAGAGCCAAAGGAGCCAAGTGCTTATCTCAAAAAAGTTGTGCTTGTAGTAGAAGTGGCTGTTGAATGTGGCAATAAGGCTGTAAGTGGTGAATGGTGCCCAACAGACTATGAAGACAAGGAACAAAATCAAGATGGTTGTGAAGGCACGAGTTTTAAAGCTCATATCAATATTCATCTGAAAAGGTCTCTGTAAGCTCATGAGACCAAGTTTGCTGGCCTGGCTGAGACATATGCTATCAGGGTGGCTATGGATACGAACTGCATTGTGGCGGACGGTGTTGAGTATGCCCATAAAAGAGTACAGCATTACCAGGAAtggaataaaaaatgaaattagcAAGATAACTATCACGTAGGCTCGGTAACCTGGGCTTGTAGAGTAGCCAAAAACACACTGTGGTGCTCTCGAGGGTATCTGTAAATTAGGATTCCCTACTGATAAAGGAAAAGCGACAACAAAGGATGTTGCCCAGGAAATCACAATGAGAATCTTTGCACGGTAAGGGTTCAGTTTGTCTTGCCTCTGAACTATAATAAGAAATCGGTCAATGCTAATAATGAGAAGAATGGCTACCCCCTCTATGACAAAAAGCCAGAAGAACATGGCCGAAACTCTGCAAAATATATCCCCAAAAATCCACTGAGTGGTAATGATTGTTATCAGAGCAAATGGCATattcagcactgccagcagcaggtctgcaAAAGCCAGGCTTGCTAAGAGGATGTTAATTGCAGATCGCATAGCTGCCTTCTGGTAGACCATGAGGCAGACAACAAAGTTTCCAAGGAAAGAAACCAATAGGATAAATATCATAGCAGCAGAAAGAATGATCTGGAGTGGCAAACTCAAGCTCCTGAAAACTTCTTGCGATGGCAGGATAGCTGTAGTGTTTACCAAAAAAGTACTTCTCTCAGTGGTGAGCACAACACCTGAACTATATCTCAACGGCTGTGTTGTGCCACTACGAAGCAGGAACTGGGGAGTGGTAAAATTCGTATAGGCATTTTCATAAACAATGAAAGTAGCATTTGAGGTCCCAGAGTGGGCCAGCGTCAACA
It contains:
- the GPR63 gene encoding probable G-protein coupled receptor 63, giving the protein MVFSAMLTLAHSGTSNATFIVYENAYTNFTTPQFLLRSGTTQPLRYSSGVVLTTERSTFLVNTTAILPSQEVFRSLSLPLQIILSAAMIFILLVSFLGNFVVCLMVYQKAAMRSAINILLASLAFADLLLAVLNMPFALITIITTQWIFGDIFCRVSAMFFWLFVIEGVAILLIISIDRFLIIVQRQDKLNPYRAKILIVISWATSFVVAFPLSVGNPNLQIPSRAPQCVFGYSTSPGYRAYVIVILLISFFIPFLVMLYSFMGILNTVRHNAVRIHSHPDSICLSQASKLGLMSLQRPFQMNIDMSFKTRAFTTILILFLVFIVCWAPFTTYSLIATFNSHFYYKHNFFEISTWLLWLCYLKSALNPLIYYWRIKKFHDACLDLMPKFFKFLPQLPGHTRRRIRPSAIYVCGEHRSVV